Within Campylobacteraceae bacterium, the genomic segment ACATTTGAAGTATCATATTCAGTTTATAAAAATTACATTTATAAACCTTAAGTTGTTAAAGATCATCCAGTCTCTCACGTGTCAGTTTAAAGTGTCACACTTGATTTGGACGGGAATTATAGGAGGTTTTAGCTTCTTTGTCAAGGGATGAAACATAAATGTAGCTTAAATGTTGAAAGTTTCTATTATTTACTTTTTTTAAGCCTTTTCTATAGGCTTTGTAGTGTTATGATAAATTTTGTTTTATTTAATAATACAGAGAGAAACTTTTATTTTGAATATAAGGATACATAACCCGTAGTATTACGAATAACAATTGTAGAAGAATCATTGTTTTGATGAATAATTTCTAAATAACAATCTTTTTTAATTTCATTGTTTTCATTTTGATTGGATAAAGAAGCATAAATCTTTCCAGACGAAGAAAAAGAAATCTGTCCCAAACTTTTTGTTTTATTACAAGAAAGTTTAATTTCTTTAATATTATAGTTTTTACTTAGTAATACATGTTTGGATCTGTTCTTATTTTCTTTACATGAGGAAGTAGCATATAAGTATTTAGAATTAAGTGCATCTTTTAAAGTCTCGCTTTGATTTGCATGACCTTTCATATTTAAATCACTGAACATAATATAATAAATACCACCTATACTTTTATTACAATTTAAAAATTTTAGTGTCCATCGTTTTTTATACCATTTATCTTCATAAGAATATTTATTGTCAATTAACGCTTGGTATCGAAGATTTTTAAGATGTAAAACCAAGTGTTTACTTACTGTTTGTAAATCATTGTTTATATAGTTTATTTTTGCAAATATTAAAAAACCACTCATTATTACTAAAACAAAAAGTAACTCTAAAAGCGTAAAACATCTTTTCATTTAATATAATACGTTACTATCTCTTTGTTTTTATATTTAAATTCAAATTTAAATTGGTATTCATTTTTATATACTTCATTCGTGGTCAAATAATATTTATCCCCAGAATCTATTTGATAAAAATTTAAACGTTTCATAATTTCTTTATCATCTGAATACACATAATTAACATTTTTTTCTTTTAAATAAACAGAAAGCTCTTGTGCAAAACTGTATTTATAGACAAAATGTCTTTTACTTTTTTCTAAAAATAAATAAATTGGTTTATTATAAAAAATAAGTGAATAATTTAACAACAAAATAAAAAAAACCAAGATTGCCATAAAATAATGAAAGCGCCTGAAAGCGGGAAGCCTAACCCTAAAGGTGTGAAAAAAAAGTTTTACCATTAAAGGCATAGCAATTATTACAAAAGGAGCAAAATCTTCAATATACACCTTTTGTCTAAAAGCAAATAACAAAGAAAAAACCAAAGCAACAAAAGAAATATACCAATAAATAGATCTATAGCCTTTTACAGCAATACGGTATTGTGAATAAAAAAAATAAATAAACATCAAGGGTGAAAAAACCGACGCATAAATAGCAAAAGTATCTAATAAGTGCCCTCTTGGTTTTCCACCTGTATCAAAACCATATATACTCATAGACGCACCAAATAAAATTAAAGAGATATAAAAAAGTTTATTGTATTTTTTTTCAAAAGCATAAAAGAATAAAGCCAAGTATAAAATTGCAAAAGAGTTATCGATTAATAAACAAAAAAATAAAATATAATAATTGTGTTTTCCAAAAACTTTATAATAGTATAAATATAACAGGGTAAAAAATAAAACAATTATTGCAGTATTTACTAATATTGCAGCAGATACCATTCCAGGCAACATCATAAAAAGTACAATATTTATAAAACGATCACTTTCATATTTAAAATAATCTTTTGTTAGTACATACATTAAACAAGTACTCATTGCATAAAATAATATAAAAGGAAGTCTTAATGCAATATCGTTTCCAGGAAAATAATGCAATAAAGGAAAAGTAATAAAAGTTAATAAAGATTTGTTATCCAAGACATTTAAGGCTTCTTTATAAGAAATACTTAAAGTACTCGCTACATAAATTAAAGCAAATATGCTAAAACAAAATAAGATATAAAATAAGTATTTATAATTTTTGTCACTTATATTTGCTTGCATTAATTTACAACTTCAAAAAATTATCAATCATCTCATAACCATATTCACTCATGATTGATTCAGGATGAAATTGCACCCCATAAATTTGTTTACCTTCAATTTCTAAACTCATCATTTCATTATCATCAAGTGATACTGATGTTGGAATTATAATAGAAGGAAGATCCACATTTTCTACACTTAAAGAGTGATATCTTGTTTGTATAAATGTTGCAGGTAAACCTTTAAAGATTGCCGTCTCTTTTAATACTTTAATTTTAGAAGTTTTTCCATGCATCATATTTTTAGCGCGAATTATTTTTGCACCAAATACCTGAGCAATACTTTGATGCCCCAAACAAATACCAAAGATAGGTAGTTTATCG encodes:
- a CDS encoding type II secretion system protein, translated to MKRCFTLLELLFVLVIMSGFLIFAKINYINNDLQTVSKHLVLHLKNLRYQALIDNKYSYEDKWYKKRWTLKFLNCNKSIGGIYYIMFSDLNMKGHANQSETLKDALNSKYLYATSSCKENKNRSKHVLLSKNYNIKEIKLSCNKTKSLGQISFSSSGKIYASLSNQNENNEIKKDCYLEIIHQNNDSSTIVIRNTTGYVSLYSK
- a CDS encoding aminodeoxychorismate/anthranilate synthase component II; this encodes MILMIDNYDSFTYNIVQYCKELGADLKIIRNDELNIKEIEALNPEKIIISPGPSTPDDAGICLEVIEYFCDKLPIFGICLGHQSIAQVFGAKIIRAKNMMHGKTSKIKVLKETAIFKGLPATFIQTRYHSLSVENVDLPSIIIPTSVSLDDNEMMSLEIEGKQIYGVQFHPESIMSEYGYEMIDNFLKL